From a region of the Oncorhynchus keta strain PuntledgeMale-10-30-2019 chromosome 13, Oket_V2, whole genome shotgun sequence genome:
- the LOC118392461 gene encoding probable polypeptide N-acetylgalactosaminyltransferase 8 isoform X1 — MTRLGWVRGLAPLLAMAAGILYITSIKREVHSHGERLQGAHQNESARGQYILERLEKMEAHIEKLLNTINDGSSLKDGQAVKAPEVKKERKVVKKVYPNSALFTSWGGELSEEEQKEAEGLFQMYGYNAFLSDRLPLNREIPDTRDPKCAKHQYPHDLPTISVVLIYLDEALSIIKRAVRSIIDKTPRHLLKDIILVDDHSSNEDLKEKLDAYISFIHEERPGLVKRVRHSEQLGLTQARLSGWREATGDVVAILDAHIEVHVEWAEPLLARIKEDRTLVLTPVFDKVHFDDLTVTRYGPAADAFDWALWCMYESFRPEWYALKDESQPGKSPSIMGILVVDRLFFGEIGALDGGMKIYGGENVELGIRVWLCGGSVEVIPCSKIAHIERAHKPYLPDLSITMKRNALRVAEVWMDDYKQNVNIAWNIPLKDHGIDIGDVSERKKLRKRLNCKPFQWYLDNVYPMLDPLGDLLGYGALVNDQKTDLCIDQGPVPGNTPILYGCHYFGPQNCYYRASGEIYIGGIKSHKYNSNRCLVDTGTQTPGLYECKVAQQKRFHMLWEFQQGKAIQNRQTKRCLEIAPGEDTYYQLILQECSGQHWNIQNLIKDF; from the exons ATGACGAGGCTAGGCTGGGTTCGAGGGCTGGCCCCGTTGTTGGCCATGGCTGCTGGAATACTCTACATCACATCCATTAAGCGGGAGGTTCATTCTCATGGGGAGAGACTGCAGGGGGCCCATCAGAATGAATCGGCCAGGGGCCAATACATTCTCGAGAGGCTGGAGAAGATGGAGGCTCACATCGAGAAGCTGT TGAATACAATCAACGACGGGAGCAGTCTGAAAGACGGGCAGGCTGTGAAGGCTCCCGAGGTCAAGAAGGAGAGGAAGGTGGTAAAGAAGGTGTACCCCAACTCAGCTCTGTTCACAAGCTGGGGTGGTGAGCTCTCAGAGGAGGAGCAGAAAGAGGCAGAGGGGCTGTTTCAGATGTATGGATACAACGCCTTCCTGAGTGACAGACTACCCCTGAACAGGGAAATCCCTGATACTCGCGATCCTAA GTGTGCTAAGCACCAGTATCCCCATGACCTGCCCACCATCAGCGTGGTGTTGATCTACTTGGACGAGGCCCTGTCAATCATCAAGAGAGCCGTCCGCAGCATCATAGACAAGACCCCCCGACACCTGCTTAAAGACATTATACTGGTGGATGACCACAGCTCCAATG AGGATCTAAAGGAGAAGTTGGATGCATACATCAGCTTCATCCATGAAGAGCGTCCCGGCCTGGTGAAGAGAGTGAGACACTCAGAGCAGCTCGGTCTCACACAGGCCCGCCTCTCAGGGTGGAGGGAAGCTACAGGAGATGTGGTGGCCATCTTGGATGCCCACATAGAGGTCCATGTCGAATG GGCGGAGCCTCTGTTAGCTCGGATAAAGGAGGACCGCACGTTGGTGTTGACACCGGTGTTTGACAAAGTCCATTTCGATGACTTGACAGTCACACGTTATGGGCCTGCTGCAGATGCCTTTGACTGGGCCCTGTGGTGTATGTATGAGTCCTTCAGACCTGAGTGGTATGCCTTGAAAGACGAGTCACAGCCAGGAAA GAGCCCCTCCATTATGGGCATACTAGTGGTTGATCGCCTGTTCTTTGGGGAAATTGGTGCTCTGGATGGTGGTATGAAGATCTATGGAGGGGAAAATGTTGAACTGGGTATCCGG GTGTGGCTATGTGGTGGAAGTGTCGAGGTCATACCTTGTTCTAAAATAGCCCACATCGAGAGGGCCCATAAACCCTATCTCCCCGACCTGAGCATTACAATGAAGAGGAATGctctgagagtggctgaggtctGGATGGATGACTACAAACAGAATGTCAACATTGCCTGGAACATCCCACTGAAG GATCACGGCATAGACATTGGGGATGTTTCAGAGAGGAAGAAGTTGAGAAAGAGGCTGAACTGCAAACCCTTCCAGTGGTATCTGGATAACGTGTATCCCATGTTAGACCCCCTGGGTGACTTACTTGGTTATGGAGCT CTGGTCAATGACCAGAAGACGGATCTCTGTATAGATCAAGGCCCAGTTCCGGGGAACACACCTATTTTATATGGATGCCATTATTTTGGTCCACAG AACTGTTATTATCGAGCCAGTGGGGAGATCTACATTGGAGGCATCAAGTCTCACAAGTACAACAGTAATCGCTGTCTGGTGGACACCGGCACTCAAACCCCAGGGCTGTATGAGTGCAAGGTGGCCCAGCAGAAGAGATTCCACATGCTCTGGGAATTTCAACAG GGAAAAGCCATCcagaacagacagacaaagagatgtCTGGAGATTGCCCCAGGGGAGGACACCTACTACCAGCTCATCCTTCAGGAGTGTAGTGGGCAGCACTGGAACATACAGAATCTGATTAAAGACTTCTAA